Proteins co-encoded in one Sander vitreus isolate 19-12246 chromosome 9, sanVit1, whole genome shotgun sequence genomic window:
- the klhl30 gene encoding kelch-like protein 30: MVRNVDDLDFCLSSHPQSILEGLRSLCSHPKLVDVTLSTGGRDFPCHRGVLALCSTYFHSMFSGDFVESIAARVELHNVDPDILSCLLDFAYTGKLTINQSNVEGLICTSSQLQFQTVRAVCSRYLQHQIDATNCLGILEFGAIHGCPEVMAKAWAFLLENFEAVQQGEEFLLLGKDRLVACLSDEGLQIRTECTRVEAILKWVRHQESRLCHLPELLTLSRLPLLSLDYLADTLLKDSLVQASPSCREAVEKIHREKMDLAPENTDRLDPQSPQPNLQEVLVVMGGRSLDDSDDEDDSDEEDRDPRLQRLLHRNCAFYNTVTKQWHELPNFPNPNKWGYAMVSLNNDVYVTGGSRGSNTNTWSTTETWKYITREGRWITVAPMLRPRTNHTSATLNGEIYVIGGTTSNRVEVEHYDPYSDTWALTCPALKYVTNFTATACHGKLYVIGSCAMKYNALAMQCYNPVIDSWISICSPFLPKYLSSPRSVCVDGTIYLLADNTKKVYSYDPDANMWQKVQLLHMLHENGGLVTLDGKLYVTGGHWKGMEGDYSVEVEVYNRTSNTWEVECLLPRLWFYSGVCTIFLDPSQWPELFPIDLT; encoded by the exons ATGGTGCGCAATGTGGATGACCTGGACTTCTGCCTGTCCTCCCATCCTCAGAGCATCCTAGAGGGATTGCGCTCCCTCTGCTCTCACCCCAAACTGGTCGATGTAACATTGAGCACTGGCGGTCGGGACTTCCCCTGTCACCGTGGCGTGTTGGCCCTCTGCAGCACGTACTTCCACAGCATGTTCTCAGGGGACTTTGTGGAGAGCATAGCTGCACGTGTGGAGCTTCACAATGTCGATCCTGATATACTCAGCTGCTTGCTGGACTTTGCCTACACAGGCAAACTGACCATCAACCAGAGCAATGTGGAGGGGCTGATCTGCACCTCCAGCCAGCTGCAGTTCCAGACAGTGAGAGCCGTGTGCAGCCGATACCTTcagcaccagattgatgcaacCAACTGTCTGGGAATCCTGGAGTTTGGGGCGATCCATGGCTGCCCTGAGGTGATGGCCAAAGCGTGGGCCTTCCTCTTGGAGAACTTTGAGGCTGTGCAACAAGGTGAGGAGTTTCTACTGTTGGGAAAGGACAGGTTGGTTGCCTGCCTGTCCGACGAAGGACTACAAATCCGGACAGAGTGCACCCGTGTGGAGGCCATCCTGAAATGGGTCAGGCACCAGGAGTCTCGGCTCTGCCACCTCCCTGAACTGCTCACCTTGTCCCGTCTTCCTCTGCTCAGCCTGGACTACCTGGCTGACACCCTGCTGAAGGACAGTCTGGTGCAGGCCTCTCCCAGCTGCAGAGAGGCTGTGGAAAAAATTCACAGAGAG AAAATGGATTTGGCACCAGAAAATACAGACAGACTGGACCCTCAGAGTCCACAACCAAACCTGCAAGAGGTGCTGGTGGTAATGGGAGGTCGTTCACTGGATGACTCAGATGATGAAGATGACTCAGATGAAGAGGACAGAGACCCAAGACTGCAAAGACTGCTGCATAGGAACTGTGCCTTTTACAACACAGTTACAA aACAGTGGCATGAGCTCCCTAATTTCCCCAACCCTAACAAGTGGGGTTACGCCATGGTCTCCTTGAACAATGATGTGTATGTCACAG GGGGCTCGCGAGGTTCAAATACCAACACCTGGTCCACCACAGAGACCTGGAAGTACATCACAAGAGAGGGGAGGTGGATTACTGTGGCACCCATGCTCCGGCCTCGGACTAACCACACGTCGGCAACGCTCAACGGGGAGATTTACGTCATTGGAg GTACAACGTCAAATCGTGTTGAAGTTGAGCATTATGACCCTTACAGCGACACCTGGGCCTTGACATGCCCCGCCCTAAAATATGTGACAAACTTCACAGCCACAGCGTGTCATGGGAAGCTCTATGTGATTGGCTCGTGTGCTATGAAGTACAATGCTTTGGCCATGCAGTGTTACAACCCTGTTATAG ataGCTGGATCAGCATCTGTTCCCCGTTCCTCCCAAAGTATTTGTCCTCTCCTCGTTCTGTCTGTGTGGATGGAACTATATATCTGCTTGCTGACAACACTAAGAAAGTCTACTCTTATGATCCAGATGCAAACATGTGGCAGAAG GTCCAGCTTCTCCACATGCTCCATGAGAACGGCGGCCTGGTAACGCTGGATGGGAAGCTGTATGTCACTGGAGGCCATTGGAAAGGTATGGAGGGGGACTACAGTGTGGAGGTGGAGGTCTACAACCGAACTAGCAACACCTGGGAGGTGGAGTGTTTACTGCCAAGACTTTGGTTCTACAGTGGAGTCTGCACCATCTTCCTTGATCCATCCCAGTGGCCTGAGCTTTTCCCCATAGATTTAACATAA